From the bacterium genome, the window CTTCAAAAAAATAGAGTTTACCCTTTATGAAAGTGAGCAGGATATCCTTATAAAATAAAATAGGAAAGGAGATCGATATGAAGAAGTTAGGAGTTGTTTTGACGGGCCTGGCCATTTTTCTCTTTGCCCCTTGCCTTTCCCAGGCTGAAGAGGCGATCGAGAAAGATAGGTTGGGAGTAGGGATTCAACTTGGCGTTAATCGATATAGGGGTGAAGTGGAAGAGCCAAAGATTACGCCGGGCGGTGGCGCTCATCTTGAGTATCGCTGGGCTGACTCGCCCTTTTCTTTGCGGGGTATGATTAACTGGGGAGAACTGAAGGCTGAGGAGGGATCTACTTCCTTTCAAGGCAAAATAAGGTCTCTGGATGTGGTGACTAAGTACAGATTCGCCCCTAAAGATGTGTTTTCCCCTTACTTATTTGGTGGATTTGGGGCGGTTATATTCGATCCTAAAGATGGCTTTGACCTTCGAAAGCCGTCTGGGGACTGGCCGGGAACGGTTATTATCCCGGTAGGGCTGGGCATAGAATATAGGCTTAAAGAGGCGCTTATGCTTAGTATAGAGGGCGGATACTGTTTTTCGACCAGTGATTTGTTTGACCGGTTAATTCCGGAAGGAAGCAATGACGGCTACTATGTCGGCCGGGTAGGTTTGACTTATTATCCACCGGTAAGAGATAGAGATGGTGATGGGATAGAAGATCGTTTTGATGCTGACCCGGATAATCCTGAAGATTTTGATGGTTTTGAAGATGAAGATGGCGCCCCTGATTACGACAATGATGGTGACGGCATCCCGGATGATAAAGATAAATGCCCGGGAACGGATGAAACAGTAGCCAAAGGGGAAGATACCAGGGAAGACTTGGATAATTTTCAAGACGAAGATGGATGCCCAGATCCCGATAACGATGGCGATGGTATCCCGGATGGGCGGGATGGAGCGCCTAACGAACCTGAAACCTTTAACGGGTATATGGATGAAGATGGAGTCCCCGATGAGTTGCCGGAGGCTAAAAAGGCAATGCCGATTGAGCCCAGAAAAGTAATAGCTCCAGGTAAACCCAGTGAGGCAATAGTCCCGGTTGAGCCCAGAGAGGTAATAGTTCCGGCTGAACCCATCAAGATAATAACTCCATGCCTGGAATGGGTCTATTTTGCGGTGGATAGAGATGATCTTTCTAAAGAGGCCGAGGCTAACCTGGATAAGAATGTTAAGATACTGAAGGAGAACCCGGATTTAAAAGTAATGCTCACCGGGCATACTGACAGCGATGCCAGCGATGAATACAATCTGGATCTCTCCAGGCGGAGGGTCGAGAGGGTAGCACAATATTTGATAAACAAGGGTATTAGCGCCGGCCGGATTAAGACCACTGCTTACGGTGAGAAAGAACCGGTAACAAGCAACCTCAGTGAAACAGGCAAGGCTAAAAACAGACGGGTAGAGATTAATCCGGTGCCATAGAGGGGGGTAACTACTCAACCACTATAGCCAATAGCCAATAGCCAATAGCCAATAGCCAATAGCCAATAGGCGATAGCCAATAGGCAATAGGCAATGGCCAATAGTCCCTTTGGTCCCTTTGGTCTTTTTGGTCCCTTTGGGTTAAAGAGCCAATAGCCAATAGGGGAAAATGCCCTATTGGCTATTGCCTTCTGTAATCTTAGTGCCCGGCATAGGGTTCACCGTCCACATAGTCCATACAGTCCACATAGTCCATCCAGTCCAGAGACGGCCACTCGTAGGCTTATTGACCGGGGACCGTCTTAGAAAGAAAGGTGAATAAGGTGCAAATAAGACAGGACGAGCTTATCTCTATCTATGAAGATATGATTACTTCTATTTGGTCTAAGGCGACGGCTATGATTGGAGAAGTAACCATCAGCAGCCTGATGGAGACGGCCATTTATGAAACGAGCTCCAAATACCGCTTTATGCAAGAGATGGAGGTCTTGCCTACGGGTATAAATATAGATAAACTTAAGATATCTTGTCAGAACGAGAGCGTGCAGGATATCAAAGCCGGATTCGAAAATTTTATTACCGATCTCTTCACCATAGTGGCTTCCCTGACCGGTGATGTTATTCTTCAGACTTTAAACCCTGAGATAGAGAAGATCAAGAAGAAATTGAAGAAGGAAGCTACATAATTTGAAATGAATCAGATCGGCCGGATGCTGATGGTCGGATTTGAGGGAGATGAGCCGACCAAAGAGATAGAGGAAATGATTAAAAAGGATCGCCTCGGCGGGGTGATCCTTTTTGCTCGCAACATAATTTCAGCCGGACAGGTAAAGAAACTCTGCTCCAGGCTTAAAGCCATAGCCAAAGCCTCCTATGTCCCACCCCCTCTTATTGCCATCGACCATGAGGGAGGAGTAGTCACTCGATTTACCGATGAGGTAACTCCCCTGCCTGGAAATATGGCCCTCGGGGCAACCAGATCCACCCAGTATGCTTATCAGGCAGGTCAAATAGCCGGAAGGGAACTTCTATCCCTGGGAATAGATATCAATTTAGCGCCGGTGCTTGACCTAGCCACTAATCCTAAAACCCCTTTAGGCGTGCGATCCTTTGGCCAGGAGCCCGAATTAGCCGCTAAATTAGGCGCGGCTATGATTAAAGGAATGCAGAGCCAAGGGATTTCTGCTACGGCCAAACACTTTCCAGGGAAAGGCGAAGCCTCCCTTGATTCCCACCTGGAATTGCCTATCGTAACTTGCTCCGCCGAAAGATTGGAAAAGACGGAACTCCATCCTTTCCG encodes:
- a CDS encoding OmpA family protein — protein: MKKLGVVLTGLAIFLFAPCLSQAEEAIEKDRLGVGIQLGVNRYRGEVEEPKITPGGGAHLEYRWADSPFSLRGMINWGELKAEEGSTSFQGKIRSLDVVTKYRFAPKDVFSPYLFGGFGAVIFDPKDGFDLRKPSGDWPGTVIIPVGLGIEYRLKEALMLSIEGGYCFSTSDLFDRLIPEGSNDGYYVGRVGLTYYPPVRDRDGDGIEDRFDADPDNPEDFDGFEDEDGAPDYDNDGDGIPDDKDKCPGTDETVAKGEDTREDLDNFQDEDGCPDPDNDGDGIPDGRDGAPNEPETFNGYMDEDGVPDELPEAKKAMPIEPRKVIAPGKPSEAIVPVEPREVIVPAEPIKIITPCLEWVYFAVDRDDLSKEAEANLDKNVKILKENPDLKVMLTGHTDSDASDEYNLDLSRRRVERVAQYLINKGISAGRIKTTAYGEKEPVTSNLSETGKAKNRRVEINPVP